In a single window of the Nodularia spumigena CCY9414 genome:
- the prmA gene encoding 50S ribosomal protein L11 methyltransferase, translating to MANTWWELQISCEPALEESVSWRLENFSSRGTASESKGNSCLVKAYLPRIQAQLLDLAALSLWLRQDALCVGLSAPTLNWELIDEEDWATSWKQYWKPEEIGDRFLINPAWLALPETTERLVIRLDPGVAFGTGNHATTQLCLESLEMRLTQLPVDFVDRSGQNQPLVIADIGCGSGILSIGALLLGAAKVYAVDTDPLAVQSTFSNRALNDISPDRLVAAEGSVDMMAKLVDQPVDGIVCNILADVIIQLVPEMSAIAKPNTWAIFSGILLEQSKAVADALEQNGWIVATLWKKKEWCCLNVRRS from the coding sequence ATGGCAAACACTTGGTGGGAACTACAGATTTCATGTGAACCAGCGCTAGAAGAGTCAGTCTCTTGGCGACTGGAGAATTTTAGCAGTCGTGGTACAGCGAGTGAAAGTAAAGGTAATTCCTGTCTAGTCAAAGCTTACCTACCGAGAATTCAAGCACAGTTACTCGATTTGGCGGCGCTGTCGCTGTGGTTGCGTCAAGATGCTCTTTGTGTAGGATTGTCTGCTCCTACCCTGAATTGGGAGTTAATTGATGAGGAAGATTGGGCTACTAGCTGGAAACAATACTGGAAACCGGAAGAAATAGGCGATCGCTTTTTGATTAATCCGGCGTGGCTAGCCTTACCAGAAACAACAGAAAGGTTAGTGATTCGTCTTGACCCTGGCGTAGCATTTGGTACTGGAAACCATGCCACCACTCAATTATGTTTGGAATCTCTAGAAATGCGGTTAACTCAATTACCTGTGGATTTTGTGGATAGGAGTGGTCAAAACCAACCTCTGGTAATTGCGGATATCGGCTGTGGTTCTGGTATACTTTCCATTGGCGCATTGCTATTAGGTGCGGCAAAAGTCTATGCAGTGGATACTGACCCTTTAGCGGTACAATCAACTTTTAGTAATCGCGCCCTCAACGACATTAGTCCAGATCGCTTGGTAGCCGCAGAAGGTAGTGTAGACATGATGGCTAAACTGGTAGATCAACCAGTTGATGGCATCGTCTGTAATATTTTAGCTGATGTGATTATTCAGTTGGTTCCAGAAATGAGTGCGATCGCTAAACCAAATACTTGGGCAATTTTTAGTGGTATCTTACTGGAACAATCGAAAGCTGTAGCTGATGCGTTAGAACAAAACGGTTGGATTGTTGCTACCCTGTGGAAAAAGAAAGAATGGTGTTGCTTGAATGTGCGGCGTTCTTAG
- the queA gene encoding tRNA preQ1(34) S-adenosylmethionine ribosyltransferase-isomerase QueA encodes MEPEIVHTQTETPEVNLDCSLAGYNYTLPTELIAQNPVFPRDSSRLLVVNSPTTGTQTAPLHQIFRDLPELLRTGDLLIINDTKVIPARLYGRKSTGAEVEVLLLEERQYNCWLALVKPGKRFKPGTKIIFPPRGKDSQPLPTELSATVIDTDPATGGRLLRFDVPEGKPLVEVLDQFGEIPLPPYITASTAADEQYQTVYAQQPGAIAAPTAGLHFTPELLKKLGDRGINQASITLHVGIGTFRPVEIEDVTSHQMHEEWISVPPATVEQIRATKAAGGRIIAVGTTAVRALEGAAKSGDLQTFCGKTDLFIYPGYEWRVVDGLITNFHLPRSSLLMLVSALIGRERLLSIYQEAIALKYRFYSFGDAMLILR; translated from the coding sequence ATGGAGCCTGAAATAGTACATACTCAAACAGAAACACCAGAGGTAAATTTGGATTGTTCATTGGCAGGGTATAATTACACCTTACCGACCGAACTTATTGCCCAAAACCCTGTATTTCCTAGAGATAGTTCCCGTTTATTAGTCGTCAATTCTCCCACCACAGGGACACAAACCGCACCTCTACACCAGATTTTTCGAGATTTACCAGAGCTATTACGTACTGGTGATCTATTGATCATCAATGATACAAAAGTTATTCCGGCGCGGCTCTATGGTCGTAAATCCACTGGTGCGGAAGTCGAGGTTTTGCTTTTAGAAGAAAGACAATATAACTGTTGGTTAGCTTTAGTTAAACCAGGAAAACGCTTCAAACCAGGAACAAAGATTATTTTTCCACCCAGGGGAAAAGATTCTCAGCCTCTTCCCACAGAACTCAGCGCGACAGTTATAGACACAGACCCAGCCACGGGAGGGCGGTTATTGCGTTTTGATGTGCCTGAAGGAAAACCACTGGTAGAAGTGTTAGATCAATTCGGTGAGATACCCCTACCGCCTTATATTACGGCATCCACTGCGGCTGATGAACAATATCAAACAGTTTATGCTCAACAACCAGGAGCGATCGCAGCGCCTACGGCTGGATTACATTTTACCCCAGAATTGCTCAAAAAGTTAGGCGATCGCGGCATTAATCAAGCTTCTATCACCCTACACGTTGGGATAGGCACATTTCGCCCTGTAGAAATAGAAGACGTAACTAGCCACCAGATGCATGAAGAATGGATTTCAGTTCCCCCCGCCACAGTCGAACAAATCCGCGCCACCAAAGCTGCGGGTGGTCGAATTATTGCCGTGGGAACAACAGCAGTGCGCGCCTTAGAAGGGGCAGCCAAATCAGGAGATTTACAAACATTTTGCGGCAAAACAGACTTATTTATCTATCCTGGTTATGAATGGCGGGTAGTAGATGGACTAATTACCAATTTTCACCTACCACGTTCTAGTTTGCTGATGCTGGTCAGTGCTTTGATTGGTAGGGAACGTTTATTAAGTATATATCAAGAAGCGATCGCCTTGAAATATCGCTTTTATTCCTTCGGTGATGCCATGCTCATTCTGCGGTGA
- a CDS encoding tetratricopeptide repeat protein gives MYKQHQIRQWFCWFYPVINWQQPHLGLLCAASVCLVWAAPTMMQLPGSQLLAQKSVSQNLEAASLYQQGVTRYNRNDLQGAESAFRLALQRDPALGMARNYLGNIMLMQNRLDLAVAEYKQALTINPKLGEAQYNLGLALHRQGQKEAAIAAYRQALVIDPTKSAGQYNLGLGLYELGQIQAAIAAYEEAINLDSSNAKAYFNLAIARQEQGQIELAIAAYEQALELDPNNAAAYNNMGSLKAIQGQTSEAIAVYRQAIRQNPQNTSAYYNLGVILYNQGELKKANGILKRAYTGYQEQGNLEEAQKISQLMQQIAQMIEQQRQTTPIATPVENPTSVDNLVIPEAIPVEVPILFEN, from the coding sequence ATGTATAAACAGCATCAAATTCGTCAGTGGTTTTGCTGGTTTTACCCGGTAATCAATTGGCAGCAGCCGCATCTGGGACTTCTCTGTGCTGCCTCTGTGTGTTTGGTGTGGGCTGCACCGACAATGATGCAATTACCAGGAAGCCAGCTGCTGGCACAAAAATCAGTTTCTCAGAATCTAGAAGCCGCTAGCCTGTACCAGCAAGGAGTCACACGCTATAACCGTAATGACTTACAGGGTGCAGAGTCTGCCTTTCGTCTAGCCTTACAGCGAGATCCTGCTCTCGGTATGGCACGGAATTATCTAGGTAATATTATGCTGATGCAAAATCGCCTGGATTTAGCAGTCGCAGAATATAAACAGGCGCTAACAATTAATCCCAAGCTGGGTGAAGCGCAGTATAATCTAGGGTTAGCATTGCACCGACAAGGACAAAAAGAAGCCGCCATTGCTGCTTATAGACAAGCTTTAGTCATTGATCCTACGAAGTCAGCAGGGCAGTATAATTTGGGATTAGGACTGTATGAATTAGGACAAATACAGGCAGCGATCGCCGCTTATGAAGAAGCGATTAATTTAGATAGCAGCAATGCCAAAGCTTATTTTAACTTAGCGATCGCCCGACAAGAACAAGGACAAATAGAATTGGCGATCGCCGCCTATGAGCAAGCCCTAGAGCTAGACCCTAATAATGCCGCAGCCTATAACAACATGGGAAGTCTCAAAGCAATTCAAGGTCAAACCTCAGAAGCTATTGCTGTATATCGGCAAGCTATTCGCCAAAATCCGCAGAATACCTCAGCTTACTATAACTTAGGAGTTATTTTATACAATCAGGGTGAACTGAAGAAAGCCAACGGAATATTGAAACGCGCCTACACAGGATACCAGGAGCAAGGCAACCTTGAGGAAGCCCAGAAGATTTCGCAATTAATGCAGCAAATTGCCCAAATGATTGAACAACAGCGTCAAACCACTCCCATAGCTACTCCCGTTGAGAATCCCACTTCTGTCGATAATTTAGTCATACCTGAAGCAATTCCTGTCGAAGTGCCAATTTTATTTGAAAACTAG